A window of Pontibacter deserti contains these coding sequences:
- a CDS encoding OsmC family protein produces MATIQNKYQGELRTTAQHLASGNTIITDAPLDNNGRGEAFSPSDLVCAALGSCMMTIMGIVAQRNNIAIEGMEIETTKIMAAEPRRIAEVVLTFKMPAITYSEKEKAMLENAARTCPVALSLHPEIKQSVSFIYQN; encoded by the coding sequence ATGGCAACTATCCAAAATAAATACCAGGGCGAACTACGTACAACCGCTCAACACCTGGCTTCAGGCAACACCATTATTACCGATGCCCCTCTTGATAATAATGGTCGTGGCGAAGCTTTCTCTCCTTCTGATCTTGTATGCGCCGCATTAGGCAGCTGCATGATGACCATTATGGGAATTGTGGCACAACGCAACAATATCGCTATTGAAGGAATGGAAATTGAAACCACTAAAATTATGGCTGCCGAGCCACGTCGTATTGCTGAGGTAGTACTAACGTTTAAAATGCCGGCAATAACCTATTCTGAAAAAGAAAAAGCTATGTTGGAGAACGCGGCACGCACCTGTCCGGTTGCGCTAAGCCTTCATCCGGAAATAAAGCAATCGGTAAGTTTTATTTACCAGAACTAA
- the ytxJ gene encoding bacillithiol system redox-active protein YtxJ: MNWHPLNSTEQLDVILEESKQTPIVIFKHSTACSISSTAKSRLERQWDGKGLDHIKPYYLDLLAYRPVSNEIAEVLHVQHQSPQLLLVQDGMCTYNASHLSISVDELKKKIAASN, encoded by the coding sequence ATGAATTGGCACCCACTAAACAGTACAGAGCAGTTAGATGTAATATTAGAAGAATCGAAGCAGACGCCTATCGTTATATTTAAACATAGCACAGCCTGCTCGATCAGTTCAACAGCTAAAAGCCGGCTGGAGCGCCAATGGGATGGCAAAGGGCTGGATCATATTAAACCTTATTACCTCGACCTGCTGGCTTACCGCCCGGTCTCTAATGAAATAGCCGAAGTATTGCATGTGCAGCACCAGTCGCCGCAGTTATTACTGGTACAGGATGGCATGTGCACGTATAATGCGTCACATTTAAGTATAAGCGTTGACGAGCTGAAGAAAAAAATTGCTGCTTCCAATTAA
- a CDS encoding alpha-ketoacid dehydrogenase subunit alpha/beta — protein MNYNRKEYSEDELISLYRGILKPRMIEERMLVLLRQGKVSKWFSGIGQEAISVGSAMALEQDEYILPLHRNLGVFTSRNVPLDKLFAQFQGKKTGFTKGRDRSFHFGSNEHHIVGMISHLGPQLAVADGIALADLLDKREKVTLVYSGDGGASEGDFHEALNVAAVWGLPVIFMIENNGYGLSTPSNEQFKFNQFIDKGPAYGMDALQIDGNNLLEVYHTVKQTAASMRKNPRPVLIEAMTFRMRGHEEASGTKYVPQELFEKWAKKDPVENYEKYLLDELILTQKAVESIREELKAEIEEGLQAAFATPMPVASRQEEIADMYKPYVQQPVAPASGAKTEKRFVDAISDGLRQSMERYPELVLMGQDIAEYGGVFKITEGFVDKFGKDRVRNTPLCESAIVGIGLGMSVKGKKSMVEMQFADFVTCAFNQIVNNLAKSHYRWAQNADVVVRMPTGAGTAAGPFHSQSNEAWFFHTPGLKIVYPSSPYDAKGLLNAAIEDPNPVMYFEHKLLYRSISQDIPDDYYTIEIGKAKTVAEGDDISIITYGMGVHWAKQLQQEMPEISLEILDLRSLLPWDKEAVKNTVAKTGRVIILHEDTLTGGIGGEIAAWIGENCFEHLDGPVARVASLDTAVPFAPPLEAEFLPKQRLREKVEAILAY, from the coding sequence ATGAACTATAACCGCAAAGAATATTCCGAAGACGAACTAATCTCTCTTTACAGAGGCATACTTAAGCCCCGCATGATCGAAGAGCGCATGCTGGTGCTACTGCGACAGGGCAAAGTAAGTAAATGGTTTTCAGGTATAGGCCAGGAAGCTATTTCTGTAGGGTCGGCAATGGCTTTGGAGCAGGACGAATACATACTTCCGCTACACCGTAACCTGGGTGTTTTTACAAGCCGGAATGTGCCTTTAGATAAGTTGTTTGCACAGTTTCAGGGTAAGAAGACCGGCTTTACCAAAGGTCGCGACCGTTCGTTCCACTTCGGGTCAAACGAGCATCACATTGTAGGTATGATCTCGCACCTGGGCCCGCAACTGGCTGTAGCGGACGGTATAGCGCTGGCTGACCTGCTGGATAAAAGAGAAAAGGTAACACTGGTGTATAGTGGCGATGGCGGAGCTTCGGAAGGTGATTTTCATGAAGCACTGAATGTAGCGGCGGTGTGGGGTTTGCCGGTTATTTTTATGATAGAGAATAACGGGTATGGTTTGTCTACGCCAAGCAACGAGCAATTCAAATTCAATCAGTTTATAGATAAAGGCCCTGCTTATGGTATGGATGCCTTACAGATAGATGGTAACAACTTGCTGGAAGTATACCATACCGTAAAGCAAACAGCTGCCAGCATGCGCAAAAACCCGCGCCCGGTTCTGATCGAGGCGATGACCTTTAGAATGCGCGGACACGAAGAAGCCAGTGGTACCAAGTATGTGCCACAGGAATTGTTCGAGAAGTGGGCGAAGAAAGATCCGGTAGAGAATTACGAGAAGTATCTGCTGGATGAACTTATACTTACACAAAAGGCCGTAGAAAGTATACGCGAAGAACTGAAGGCTGAAATTGAAGAAGGATTGCAGGCAGCTTTTGCAACACCAATGCCAGTTGCCAGCCGTCAGGAAGAAATTGCCGACATGTATAAGCCATACGTGCAGCAGCCGGTAGCACCAGCCTCGGGAGCAAAAACCGAAAAACGTTTTGTAGACGCTATCTCGGATGGTTTGCGCCAGAGCATGGAACGTTATCCTGAGTTAGTACTTATGGGCCAGGACATTGCCGAGTATGGTGGTGTATTTAAGATTACAGAAGGCTTTGTTGATAAATTCGGGAAAGACCGGGTGCGTAACACGCCGCTTTGCGAGTCGGCTATAGTTGGTATTGGTTTGGGTATGTCTGTTAAGGGCAAGAAAAGCATGGTAGAGATGCAGTTTGCTGATTTTGTGACCTGCGCCTTTAACCAGATCGTGAATAACCTGGCCAAGAGCCATTACCGCTGGGCACAGAATGCCGATGTAGTGGTGCGTATGCCAACAGGTGCTGGCACAGCGGCCGGGCCGTTCCATTCGCAAAGCAACGAAGCGTGGTTCTTCCACACACCTGGCCTAAAAATAGTTTACCCGTCATCTCCATACGATGCCAAAGGCCTGTTGAATGCCGCTATCGAAGATCCGAACCCGGTGATGTATTTCGAGCATAAATTGCTTTACCGTTCTATTTCGCAGGATATTCCGGACGATTATTATACTATAGAGATTGGCAAAGCGAAAACGGTGGCAGAAGGTGATGATATTTCAATCATCACCTATGGTATGGGCGTGCATTGGGCCAAGCAACTGCAGCAGGAAATGCCGGAGATCAGTTTAGAAATACTGGATTTACGCTCGTTGTTGCCTTGGGATAAAGAAGCTGTTAAAAATACTGTAGCCAAGACAGGTCGCGTTATTATACTACACGAAGACACGTTAACGGGCGGTATTGGCGGCGAAATAGCAGCCTGGATCGGGGAGAATTGCTTTGAGCACCTTGATGGACCAGTAGCCCGTGTAGCCAGCTTGGATACTGCCGTGCCTTTTGCGCCGCCGCTCGAAGCAGAGTTTTTGCCAAAACAGCGTCTCCGCGAAAAGGTTGAAGCTATACTTGCATATTAA
- the lipA gene encoding lipoyl synthase, whose product MDELISLPVIQPNTTPAELSENGKIRKPNWLRVKLPVGQEYTKVRNIVSEYKLHTICESGNCPNMGECWGAGTATFMILGNVCTRSCSFCAVATGRPNEYDEDEPRRVAEAIQLMGVKHAVITSVNRDELKDRGAAIWHETVRLVKELSPATTIETLIPDVKANWDALITMISPGQEVVSHNMETVKELYRQVRPQAKYERSLEQIKRTKEYGKRTKTGIMLGLGETREQVYQAMDDLAANGCDILTLGQYLQPTKLHIEVAEFIHPDLFAHYREEGLSRGIKYVESGPLVRSSYHAERHVHV is encoded by the coding sequence ATGGATGAATTAATATCACTTCCGGTAATACAGCCTAATACAACACCCGCAGAGCTGAGTGAAAATGGCAAAATCCGTAAGCCAAACTGGCTTCGTGTTAAATTGCCTGTAGGGCAGGAATATACTAAAGTACGCAACATAGTATCTGAATATAAACTGCATACCATCTGCGAAAGCGGCAATTGCCCGAATATGGGTGAGTGCTGGGGCGCAGGTACAGCCACCTTCATGATTCTGGGTAACGTTTGTACGCGCAGCTGCTCTTTCTGCGCTGTAGCTACAGGCCGACCTAATGAGTATGATGAAGACGAGCCACGCCGTGTAGCGGAAGCGATACAGCTAATGGGTGTAAAGCACGCCGTTATAACTTCTGTTAACCGCGATGAGCTGAAAGACCGTGGTGCTGCCATCTGGCATGAAACAGTAAGGCTGGTAAAAGAACTCTCTCCTGCTACAACTATAGAAACTCTTATTCCGGATGTGAAGGCTAACTGGGACGCCCTGATCACGATGATCTCGCCGGGCCAGGAAGTAGTATCGCATAACATGGAAACAGTGAAGGAACTATACCGTCAGGTACGTCCGCAAGCCAAGTATGAGCGTAGCCTGGAGCAGATAAAGCGTACCAAAGAGTATGGCAAACGCACGAAGACAGGTATAATGCTGGGCCTTGGCGAAACCCGTGAGCAGGTATACCAGGCGATGGATGATCTTGCTGCTAATGGTTGTGATATTTTAACCTTAGGCCAGTACCTGCAGCCAACCAAACTGCATATTGAGGTGGCAGAATTCATACATCCGGATCTATTTGCCCATTATCGTGAAGAAGGTTTAAGCAGAGGCATTAAGTATGTGGAGTCAGGTCCGCTGGTGCGTTCATCATACCATGCTGAGCGCCATGTGCATGTATAG